The nucleotide window TATCTCTTAATCTAAATCTCTTTTTAAAAAGACTCGCACTTATTTTTTTTCTTGCTTGATCATTTTTGTCTTTTTCTTATTCCCTTGTCAATGTGCAAAAACGCTACCGTTCAAGTTAGCTTAGATATAATACCAAATCCCTCTTCCATTGTCAACATTTTTTTCATTCTTTTTTTGGAAACTTTTTACTTTTTCCTGTCAACCTTTCTTCCAGGGTAGCTCCCATGCCTATCCAGCACTACAGCTCGTTCCGGCTCCATATCTTAAAGCTACGTTATATTATCGCTTTATATATATATTGTCAAGCGTTTTTTCAAAGTTTTTTCCAACATTAAATAATTATCTTCCCAACATATTTATGCCGCCCGGCACAACGTGACAATCAAAATTAAGGTTAGAATATATCTCCCCGTCCAATTCAACTCTATAAGACTGATCATTGGTGATCTTAACTTTATCTACTACATAATGTTCGCTAAAATACATATTGATATGGCTGCCGCGCAAAAATTTGGGCAAAAGAAATTTTATTTGGCTGCGCTTAACCATTTTAATAATAACAACATTAAGCTTGCCATCAGATATATTGGAAAGCGGAGAAAGATTCATACCGCCGCCAAAATACATACCGTTAGCAACGCCTACCATAATACACTCATACGACTTAGTTTGACCGTCTATTTCCACATTTATCTTATACGGATTAAAATTCTTCAAAGCCCTAATCAATCCCCAAAGATACATCGGCTTGCCTTTAAGTCTTCTCATCGCAAGAGTATTTTTCAAAACTTCCACATCAAGTCCCGTTCCGGCAATATTAAGACATCTAAGTCCGTCTTCAAATTGAATATAATCTATCTTCTTAATATTTCCCGTCAATATGTCATTCAGTGCTTTTTTGACATTGCCCTTCTTTAATTTTGCGCAAGCTGCAAAATCATTTCCGCTTCCAAGAGGAATAAAACCAAGATTTACTTCTGACAGGTTTTGAATACCGTTAATAATCTCGTGAAAAGTTCCGTCTCCGCCTACACCAATAATATTCTTGGCTCCTGCCTGTGAAACTTCGGCAGCCAAAACCTTAGCATGCTTGGCATACTGAGTAAAATGAAATTCAAATTCAACTCCGCGCTTTGTCAATTCTTTTGTGATGTCTTTTACAGCGCGCTTTCCTTTTTTTGATGAAGAATTAATTATGATGTGGTACATGTTTCAGTCCCCCTTTTCTACTGTATTTTAGCATTAATTTAAGATAGAAGTAAATATTATAAACATATATGTTTCAAAAATGTTATACTATTATTATGGATATACCCGTTATTTTAAAAGAATGGCTAACAGATCTTCCTTTTCCGCTATATATTACAGGCGGATATGTCAGAAATACTTTACTAGGTCTTTCAACACATGACATCGATATTGCAGGCACAGTCAGTTCTGAAAAATTAAGCCAGCATTTGCCTAGCGGCGCAAGTTTTTGCATTGCAAATAGTCGGCTTGACACCTCAGTCATTATTATTAACGGCGTCAAAATCGAATATACACCTTTTAGAACAGAAAGCTATGATGCTGGAGAACATACCCCAAAATCTTCAGAATTTATTCAAGATCCCAAAACAGATAGTTTTAGACGTGATTTTACTTGCAATGCATTGTATTATGACTTAAAAAATGACAAAATTCTGGACTTTCACAATGGCATAGAGGATATAAACAATAAAATCTTGCGCGCCGTAAATTCTCCTGATGCTGTTTTTTCTTATGACGGCTTGAGAATTCTTAGAATGATTCGTTTTGCTGCTGAATTAGGTTTTGAAATTGAAAAAGACACTTTTAACAGCGCAAAAAAATTTAAACACAATCTTGAATTTATATCAAAAGAAAGAATCAGAGAAGAATTTGACAAAATCTTAGTAGCAGACACAAAATACAACATACAAGACGCGCATTATAAAGGGCTAAAACTAATAGGCGAGTTGGGAATATGGAAATATATTATCCCCGAGATAGAAGACGGTATAGGATTTGAACAAAACAAAAAATATCATTCTTACGATGTATATAATCATCTATTGGAAACTGTAAGAATATCTTCACCCCAAATCAGACTTGCAGCGCTTATGCATGATATAGGCAAGCCAGCTTCTCAAAAGAAATATGGAAACATGCATCATCATAGTGAGATAGGTGTAGAAATTGCAAAAAGAAGATTGGGACAAAGCGGCTTGAAATATCCAAATTCCACTATCACTAAAATTACAAGGCTCATTGACGCGCATATGTATGACTTAAAAGAGCAGACAAGACCAGAAAAGATGCGACTGTTTGTAGCCAAAAACTATGATATTTTGGATGATCTTGTAGAACTTGTACGTGCAGACACCTTTGCACACGCTACAGGCAAAAATGACAGAAGCGTGCGCTTTTTGAATGCAAAAAAAGAGTTAATAGAACTTAAACTTCCAAAAACTTTGAAAGAACTTAAAATCAATGGCAACGATCTTATAAATAAATATCCCGATTTACCCAGAAACAAAATAAGCATTGTTTTGGAAAAGTTGTGGGAAGATTGCATTGCTCAAAAAGTTCAAAATCAAACAGAGCAATTATTGATACACGCCAATAAGATAATTCAAAACCTTAATTAACAGGAGAGGATATTTTTGTTAAGCGATTTACACATGCATAGTTTTAATTCTGACGGTTCTGCGACTTATGATGAATTAATCAATCGCGCCAAAGAATTAAAACTAGACGCAATAGCTTTGACTGATCATGACACATTTGCAGGCGTAAACGATTTTTTGGATGCATGCAAAAAAAACAATTTGAAAGCAATAAGCGGTATAGAACTCAGCACTTATATAAACACAGAAATTCATATTCTAGGCTATAACATTAATCCAAACGCCCAGACACCAATAAAACAAGAATTAAAAAATCTGGAAGCTGCCCGTACTCATCGAATGGAATTAATATTGGAAAAACTGCGGGAATTTAAAATTAATATTTCTTTGCATGAAATTGTTGACACATTTAACACGCATTCCATTTCACGCACCCATATAGCAATTTTAATGGCCAAAAAAGGCTATGTAAAATCCAAGAAAGAAGCCTTTGAATTATATCTTAATTCTAACAGACCGGCGTTTGTAAACTTTTATCACTTTAGCCCTTTTTCGGCGATAGAGATTATAAGGCAAAGCGGCGGAGTTCCTGTTTTGGCTCACCCTGGAAGACTCAAAATCGATGAAACTGAAATACAAAATCTGATAAAAAAAGCAGTTAATGCTGGTCTTATGGGCATAGAAACTTACTACCCTGCACATAGTAAAAACATAATCACTTTGTGCAAAAAATTATCAGATAAATATAATCTTATCAATACAAACGGAAGTGATACGCATAATATTGATGATGGATTAGTTACCGACTTTGAAACCGAACAAAAAACTATTGAAGTTTTGGGGCTGTAAATGAGAGCAAAATTAAAACTCATTTTAATAATTTTTTTGACGGTGCTTGCGGTAAACGCAAGCACTTATCCTATTTTTACGGCTTTGGCAGAAGTTGGAAATGACGAGCCCAAGATTACATTGACCTATGAAGACAAAACGGGAGTTTTTTATCCCCAAAGATATAAGGTTCAATCCAAAGTCTTTACACATATATATGAAGGTCAAAAATACAACCGTTCTGCAGATTTTTCTCAAAAGCTAAAGACACTAAAACTTATAAAATCTCAAGGCTGGAGCAGCATGCAAGCATTTGAGTTTATGTTTGCAGGGCTTAATGATGATATAGAAAGATGGCTTATTCTAAACGTCAACTCTTCGCCTCAAAATGCAAAAGTAATTTTTAGACCGGACCACGACATCAAGTTTGCCATTGTAAAAGAAAAAAACGGACTGGTGGCAGACAAAGAAAAACTGTTTGATGATATCTATTCTCAATTACTGACCACAAATTCTCCAAAAGTTAAAGTCAAGACTTTGACTGTTCCGGCTGAAATAGATTCTGAATATTGCAGACAAGAGACTTATTTACGTTCACGTTTTTCAACAGACTTTTCGACATCCCCTGTGGCACGAAAACATAATATACGGCTTGCGTTAAAAAAACTTGACGGACTTGTAGTACCAAATGGAGAAATTGTATCTTTTAATAAAGTAGTCGGTCCCAGAACAGCCTATAACGGTTTTGTGGAAGCTAAGATTATTATGGGCGGACGATATGAACAAGGCATTGGCGGCGGTGTTTGCCAAGCGTCAACCACTGTTTATAATGCCGCACTTTTGGCTGACATGGAAATAATTTCAGCAAACCATCACAGCTTAAGAGTAAGTTATATAGAACCTTCTTTTGATGCTATGGTCAACGGAAGCTGGAGCGATCTAAAGTTTAGAAACAACAGCGGAAGAAATATTTATATACACAGCTATTGCACGGATACACGCGTTGTAGTTGAAATTTATGGCGCTAAAATGCCTTACCGCATAACAAGACGATATAAGATATTGTCCCGAATCGCTCATGGCGGAACTGAAAAGATTTTGGACTATGAAGGCAAATATTCGCAATATGTAAAATACAAAGGACAAACGCATATCCTTCAACATCCAAAAGACGGAATGATAAGCGAAGGATATTTGCGGTATTATAGCGGGGACACTTTGTTAAAAGAAGTCAAAATAAGAGATGACAAGTACGCACCTCAAAAAGGAATTATAGTTGAAGGCACTCTTGCTCCGCCTCCACCTGAAATTACAGAAGAAAACAAAAAAGAAGAAAATAAGATAATCGACAATAAAAAGGATTTTTTTGATCTAGACAAGATATTAAAGGGATTTGAAGATTTGCTGCAATAACCATTATTTTGTCATAACAAGAAAAATAAACAGCCCTAACCCCTATCATAGTAATAAGATTTTGGGAATATAAATAATTAAAGACTTACCCAAAGGGGGCTTGGTTATGACAAGAGAGCAGTATATCAAGAGCACAATGGAACTCAATGTTTTCTTTTCTAGAATATTCAAAGAACATTGCGTTACAATTGCAGCGGGACAAAGAAACGGCGATATGCGTGTATTGCAATCTTTGGACAGGTATAAAGTTCATTTTGAAATGCTTCTAAGCTCTGCCTTGGAAAACGGACTTAATCTAATTGATCCTCGTCTTATAGAACTTAATTGCTTTATAACCCCTTATACATATAATTGCGAACAAATGACTCAATCCTCATGTGGAATCTCTATTAACCATCGCATAAGTTCATTTGAAATTGAAAAGCTCAATAAACCTGCCCCTATTGCTGCAGGACGCCTGCCTTATGCTTATGAACGTGCATTGCGTCTTAATACAGACGGAGAGGAAATTGCAAGAGGACTGGAAGAGTTATTGACCAATATTTTGAAAGAAGTCAAAAGCGGAAGGATGTATTCTTCAGTTTATCCGTCTGTTTATGAATGCTATATATTAGAACTTAACCGTTATCAAAAAGCAATCGATATGTTAAGAACAGATCAAAAGTTTTTTTATTTTGATGAAGGCGCTGCCAAAATCATGCAGACCAATGCCGAACATATAAGAGGAATGCTTGATCCTTGCGAAATGGATGACATCAACAAAGCCAATTATTTTGCTGCTTTATTTTCTGAATGCAACAAAGATAACGATCAAAAATTTATTGAAATCAATGAAAAATTTGCGGAATTTTTACAAGATCTTATAGAAAAAATGCTTGCAAAAAAACTATCAAGCGTAATGCTGCCTTTGACTCTTGATAATATATTACGTCAAGCGAACAGAAATATAGGTTTAAAATTATCTGACTAAAACAGCAAAAAACCGCTTGAACAAAGCGGTTTTAAAAGAGGCTTTTTCTTTTGACATTTTTAGCGCGGCGGAAGTTTTTTATTTATCGTTTGATAATGTCAAATAGTTATTTGGATTGACTTGTTTTCCATTTACCAAAACTTCAAAATGAAGATGAGGACCAAAGTTTTTTTCTATACCCATAGTTGTAGAAACTTCACCTATCTTATCCCCTTGTTTTACGCTATCCCCTACTTTAACTGTGGGATTTTTTAATGACTGATAAACGGTGGATAAAGAATTGGAATGTTTTATTACAACGGTGACCCCTGTTAAAACATTGTTAGTTATAACTTTATCAACAGTGCCATCCAAAGCCGCCACAACATCAGTTCCTTCACTTGCTCCAAAGTCAATACCCAAATGGGCTGTGTAGGTGTTAATATTGGGAAAGAATATATGCTTATCCGCAATATAATCATTGATTATTGTGTACTCGCTTTTTACTGGAACGGACATTTTAACCTCATTGCCGCCAGAAGGCAAGGTGGGGTCAGACTTGTCCTTATTTAAAACCAAAGCCAGAGTGATTATTGTACCAATAGCAAGCAGACTGACAATCAATAATATATAATATAGATTTTTCTTTAAAAATTTTTTTGCTATTTCTCCGCCTTTTCTTTCTTTTTTTTCCATTTCACTAAACCTCCATTGTGAAATGGATTATTGACACAAAAAAATATTAATATACAAATTTTTTTAAATTTTCGGCAAATTGCGTTAATAGCTGCCCAAAATAATTGGCGTTCCAATTATTATTTTGTCTTTTCTTAATACAAGTTGTATATTTATATAATTATTATTAATCTTAACGGCAGGGGTCAAAATAAGGCTGGAATAGCCGTAAATATATAAGATATCATCACAAGTTTTTTCAGAAATGATTTTGACATCAAAATAATCTATAACAAAATTCAAATCTTGTATTCCGCCTTCAAAAGAAACGCTCATGCCTTCGATTTTATTCAAAAGCCTTTTTATCTTTTTAGCCTGATCAGTGGAGCAATAAACCTGATTATAAATGCCGTCGTTTATAGAATCAAGATTACGAGAATCCTTAGTATAAAAAACTACTTGCATTTGGGGATATCTGTCTTTTAGGTTAAGCAAGCTATAATCAGATATACCCAAACCAACTAAGATAAGTGCAAAACTCAAAAAAAGCAAAAATCTTTTCATGCCATAATTATTGACACAAAAAGATTTTCTTAAAATAGGATATATGATTTTTACGTATAAATTTTTTAGTTTTTTATTTAATGTTCAAAAAAAACATCAGCTCAAAATCAGTTCTTCACAAGTACCATCGCAAAAAATAATTTTATTATCTATAAAAAGACATTGTTGAGGCAACGTTGAATGCCAATTCATAAAATATTTTTTATGACTAAAATCATTCAAATCAAAAACCGCCAAAACAAGAGTCTTAGATATTCCAATTTGATCAAGTCCTGCTATTTCAAAGAAATAAAGTTTATCTTTTTGTTTATAATAAATTGGATTCCCAAATATACCTTTAAATTGACCTAGATTTTTTTCTTCTAAGATTTCGCCGTTTATATTATATGTTCTATAAAAAATAGTCAATGTTCTTTTTTTATATTTTTTTGTAAGGCATGAAAATGTGTTGTCTTGTTCATTTGCTTCTAAAAAAATCATGCCTCCTTTTATTACCAAAACCTCTTCAAAATTTTCATCATATATTATTATCCTATCTCCCTCTAATTCTACAGCAACATAATCATTAATAAAATAAATATTCTTAGTTTTATGCAGCGTTGCGGATTCAAATTCTTTTTCTAATACTATCTCATAATTATTATTGGTTTTAGTTAAGCTATATCCGCCCTCATATTGATACAAAAAATAATAATGATTGTCTTTATAATTGACACTCAAAACGGTTCCATTGTCTATAACTTTATAATTTATACAAGTATAATCTAAATTAAGAAATAAAACAGCGGCATAATAAATATGCTGTCCTTCGACATATTGAGATAATGTTCCAAAAAAGATATATTTATCATCTAGCTTTTCAAATTTGATTGGATAAAAACTATAGTAAGGATAATCATTGTATTCTGTATGTTTAAAGCTGTAATCTTCCCCTTCTTTAGTATATTCGTAAACATTAATATCGTTAAAATCAAAAGAAACGATAGTGTTTTCCAAGGTCATTATAGGAGTACCAGTAATTTCCGTATTTTTACCAAAATGCATTTCACTGTGATTGCGCCAGTTGCTTT belongs to Clostridia bacterium and includes:
- a CDS encoding diacylglycerol kinase family protein; this translates as MYHIIINSSSKKGKRAVKDITKELTKRGVEFEFHFTQYAKHAKVLAAEVSQAGAKNIIGVGGDGTFHEIINGIQNLSEVNLGFIPLGSGNDFAACAKLKKGNVKKALNDILTGNIKKIDYIQFEDGLRCLNIAGTGLDVEVLKNTLAMRRLKGKPMYLWGLIRALKNFNPYKINVEIDGQTKSYECIMVGVANGMYFGGGMNLSPLSNISDGKLNVVIIKMVKRSQIKFLLPKFLRGSHINMYFSEHYVVDKVKITNDQSYRVELDGEIYSNLNFDCHVVPGGINMLGR
- a CDS encoding CCA tRNA nucleotidyltransferase → MDIPVILKEWLTDLPFPLYITGGYVRNTLLGLSTHDIDIAGTVSSEKLSQHLPSGASFCIANSRLDTSVIIINGVKIEYTPFRTESYDAGEHTPKSSEFIQDPKTDSFRRDFTCNALYYDLKNDKILDFHNGIEDINNKILRAVNSPDAVFSYDGLRILRMIRFAAELGFEIEKDTFNSAKKFKHNLEFISKERIREEFDKILVADTKYNIQDAHYKGLKLIGELGIWKYIIPEIEDGIGFEQNKKYHSYDVYNHLLETVRISSPQIRLAALMHDIGKPASQKKYGNMHHHSEIGVEIAKRRLGQSGLKYPNSTITKITRLIDAHMYDLKEQTRPEKMRLFVAKNYDILDDLVELVRADTFAHATGKNDRSVRFLNAKKELIELKLPKTLKELKINGNDLINKYPDLPRNKISIVLEKLWEDCIAQKVQNQTEQLLIHANKIIQNLN
- a CDS encoding PHP domain-containing protein, producing the protein MLSDLHMHSFNSDGSATYDELINRAKELKLDAIALTDHDTFAGVNDFLDACKKNNLKAISGIELSTYINTEIHILGYNINPNAQTPIKQELKNLEAARTHRMELILEKLREFKINISLHEIVDTFNTHSISRTHIAILMAKKGYVKSKKEAFELYLNSNRPAFVNFYHFSPFSAIEIIRQSGGVPVLAHPGRLKIDETEIQNLIKKAVNAGLMGIETYYPAHSKNIITLCKKLSDKYNLINTNGSDTHNIDDGLVTDFETEQKTIEVLGL
- a CDS encoding VanW family protein; this translates as MRAKLKLILIIFLTVLAVNASTYPIFTALAEVGNDEPKITLTYEDKTGVFYPQRYKVQSKVFTHIYEGQKYNRSADFSQKLKTLKLIKSQGWSSMQAFEFMFAGLNDDIERWLILNVNSSPQNAKVIFRPDHDIKFAIVKEKNGLVADKEKLFDDIYSQLLTTNSPKVKVKTLTVPAEIDSEYCRQETYLRSRFSTDFSTSPVARKHNIRLALKKLDGLVVPNGEIVSFNKVVGPRTAYNGFVEAKIIMGGRYEQGIGGGVCQASTTVYNAALLADMEIISANHHSLRVSYIEPSFDAMVNGSWSDLKFRNNSGRNIYIHSYCTDTRVVVEIYGAKMPYRITRRYKILSRIAHGGTEKILDYEGKYSQYVKYKGQTHILQHPKDGMISEGYLRYYSGDTLLKEVKIRDDKYAPQKGIIVEGTLAPPPPEITEENKKEENKIIDNKKDFFDLDKILKGFEDLLQ
- a CDS encoding DUF2935 domain-containing protein; its protein translation is MTREQYIKSTMELNVFFSRIFKEHCVTIAAGQRNGDMRVLQSLDRYKVHFEMLLSSALENGLNLIDPRLIELNCFITPYTYNCEQMTQSSCGISINHRISSFEIEKLNKPAPIAAGRLPYAYERALRLNTDGEEIARGLEELLTNILKEVKSGRMYSSVYPSVYECYILELNRYQKAIDMLRTDQKFFYFDEGAAKIMQTNAEHIRGMLDPCEMDDINKANYFAALFSECNKDNDQKFIEINEKFAEFLQDLIEKMLAKKLSSVMLPLTLDNILRQANRNIGLKLSD
- a CDS encoding M23 family metallopeptidase, with the protein product MEKKERKGGEIAKKFLKKNLYYILLIVSLLAIGTIITLALVLNKDKSDPTLPSGGNEVKMSVPVKSEYTIINDYIADKHIFFPNINTYTAHLGIDFGASEGTDVVAALDGTVDKVITNNVLTGVTVVIKHSNSLSTVYQSLKNPTVKVGDSVKQGDKIGEVSTTMGIEKNFGPHLHFEVLVNGKQVNPNNYLTLSNDK